A stretch of bacterium DNA encodes these proteins:
- a CDS encoding Aminodeoxyfutalosine deaminase, with protein sequence MTNVQLLRAAWVVPVEGPSIADGVVAIEGGRIAWVGAWSKRPRQFRDLPESQQQHYDNAALLPGFVNAHSHVVFHYQRGLKDGTPMVDWLQQGVVRLDWSDSARNYAACVAGFREGLRAGFTTWGDNHFLLAPMQAAHETGIRATCFLEIFGVMGELEREAASLQRRLDEAASMSTDKVRAAISPHAVYTVPPALLDRCARFSREQGYLLSMHLAESPEERQFLNSTKGKLRQFIGREGSRRIPPVPGSFTDYLRQHGLLHERTLLIHGVQLEPAELAQIAKHRATLVHCPVSNARLRCGIAPIEAALKVKVPLALGTDGIASGERHDPFETMRLALLLQEALHPDGRCTTAASVFQAATLGGARALHRDQDIGSLVAGKEADMVLLELPQTPMHPSRSIEEEIVYGGERSRVRGVWIAGERVVTS encoded by the coding sequence GTGACTAACGTGCAACTGTTGCGGGCAGCCTGGGTCGTGCCGGTCGAGGGTCCTTCCATCGCAGATGGCGTGGTTGCGATAGAGGGCGGACGCATCGCCTGGGTGGGTGCATGGAGCAAGCGTCCGCGGCAATTTCGCGACCTCCCCGAATCGCAGCAGCAGCACTACGACAATGCCGCGCTTCTGCCCGGGTTCGTCAATGCCCACAGTCATGTCGTCTTTCACTATCAGCGCGGCCTGAAAGATGGCACGCCGATGGTTGACTGGCTGCAGCAGGGGGTGGTACGCCTCGACTGGAGCGATTCCGCCCGTAACTACGCCGCCTGTGTCGCCGGCTTCCGGGAGGGGCTCAGGGCGGGCTTCACCACCTGGGGCGACAATCACTTTCTCCTCGCCCCGATGCAGGCCGCCCATGAGACCGGCATCCGCGCCACCTGCTTTCTCGAAATCTTCGGCGTCATGGGAGAGCTGGAGCGCGAAGCCGCGAGCCTGCAACGTCGCCTGGACGAGGCGGCCAGCATGAGTACCGACAAAGTCCGGGCCGCCATTAGTCCGCACGCGGTCTATACGGTCCCGCCAGCACTGCTGGATCGTTGTGCGCGATTTTCACGCGAACAGGGCTACCTGCTGTCGATGCACCTGGCGGAATCCCCGGAGGAGCGTCAGTTTCTGAACTCCACGAAGGGGAAACTTCGGCAGTTCATCGGACGTGAAGGGTCCCGTCGCATTCCCCCAGTTCCTGGCTCCTTTACCGACTATCTGCGACAGCATGGGCTCCTGCACGAGCGGACGCTGTTGATTCATGGAGTCCAGCTGGAGCCAGCCGAACTGGCACAGATCGCGAAGCACCGTGCGACTCTGGTGCATTGTCCGGTCTCCAACGCCCGACTCCGGTGCGGCATCGCCCCCATCGAGGCCGCCCTGAAAGTGAAGGTCCCCCTGGCGCTCGGCACTGATGGCATCGCTTCCGGCGAGCGGCATGATCCGTTCGAAACCATGCGACTGGCACTGCTGCTTCAGGAAGCGCTGCATCCGGATGGTCGATGCACTACCGCGGCTTCAGTGTTTCAGGCGGCGACTCTTGGCGGTGCCCGGGCCCTGCACCGGGATCAGGACATCGGGTCGCTTGTTGCTGGGAAGGAGGCTGATATGGTCCTCCTGGAGCTGCCACAGACCCCCATGCACCCCAGCAGGTCTATCGAGGAAGAGATTGTCTATGGTGGGGAGCGCAGTCGCGTACGGGGTGTCTGGATCGCTGGCGAACGGGTAGTTACGTCGTAA